The following are encoded in a window of Longibacter salinarum genomic DNA:
- the pbpC gene encoding penicillin-binding protein 1C codes for MRIDPAAISRHLRRGLVRLRAVARRRPYGVVAACLLIFLLLSLAWPLPETADPQTNVVSLHVTDRSGLLLREIRPAGRGRPVPLEAVDPSVRAALIATEDQRFYRHPGIDPVAVARAIWSNLSQGRIVSGASTLTMQVARRIRNASHRGWWDKLAEAHLALRIDLRWSKDRVLAAWLNRVSYGNRAHGIEAAAQLYFGKSAIDLTLAESALLVGLPQSPTRYNPFRHLDRARERQRQVLRAMASAGDLSSAEADRLATLPLDLNEPRHIFRAPHFTEWLRVTRGLDDPNRARTGPGHSQPVEVRTTLDARLQHTVVQLVRSHVRRLDNEKVTNGAAVVIENRTGAIRAYVGSADFWNAEIGGQNDGVRMRRQPGSALKPFTYARALDARLHTAASVLPDIELNVPEAGGAFTPTNYDGTLHGPTPLREALANSYNIPAVRVAQELGAGDVLATMKDVGLTSLDRSPEHYGVGLTLGNGEVRMLHLARAYAGLARGGMLPGLRSVYWTRTAQEDTLYVSPRTEKAMDLSPGAVRIITDILADPFARAEAFGRHGPLEFPFPVAAKTGTSKDYRDNWTAGFTPTHTVVVWVGNFDGSPMRRVSGVTGAGPLFHAIMSHLGPGGAFRDPTRAGLQSVDVCPASGNRPGAHCPSPRSEWFLPGTAPAATDTCTVHRRIPIDRRSGLLASDDTPADAVDQRLFTVYPEKYHAWMRDNDVPLPPRVTHAEARRNDDERAWQKTNRLQIHYPLPGMNFHVNPVLHDQFQQIHLQGTAPTTWHDVHWVVDGERLSVDYQTAQWRLSPGRHTLHLRAIGPDGTRYRSRSAPIVVHDMPKTAGWSR; via the coding sequence ATGAGGATCGACCCTGCTGCCATCTCTCGACATCTCCGCCGTGGGTTGGTTCGTCTTCGCGCCGTCGCTCGCAGGCGTCCATACGGCGTTGTAGCAGCATGTCTTCTCATCTTTCTCCTCCTCTCCCTCGCGTGGCCCCTACCTGAAACGGCCGACCCGCAGACGAACGTCGTCAGCCTGCACGTCACCGATCGATCAGGACTGTTGCTGCGCGAAATTCGGCCTGCCGGTCGCGGGCGCCCCGTGCCGCTGGAGGCGGTCGACCCGTCCGTGAGAGCCGCACTGATCGCTACGGAGGATCAGCGCTTCTATCGTCACCCGGGCATCGACCCGGTTGCCGTCGCCCGGGCCATCTGGTCCAACCTCTCACAGGGGCGAATCGTCAGCGGGGCCTCCACTCTCACGATGCAGGTGGCTCGGCGCATCCGCAATGCGTCTCATCGCGGATGGTGGGACAAATTAGCCGAAGCGCATCTCGCCCTGCGTATCGACCTGCGATGGTCAAAGGATCGCGTTCTCGCAGCCTGGCTGAATCGCGTGTCGTATGGTAACCGGGCGCACGGCATCGAAGCGGCGGCCCAGCTCTACTTTGGAAAGAGCGCGATCGACCTCACCCTGGCCGAATCGGCTCTGCTGGTGGGCCTGCCGCAGAGCCCGACGCGGTATAATCCCTTCCGGCACCTCGATCGAGCGCGTGAGCGACAGCGGCAGGTCCTTCGTGCGATGGCGTCCGCGGGCGATCTCTCCAGCGCCGAGGCCGACCGTCTCGCTACGCTTCCGCTGGACCTGAATGAGCCGCGACACATTTTTCGAGCCCCGCATTTTACCGAGTGGTTGCGCGTGACTCGTGGCCTCGACGATCCCAATCGTGCTCGCACAGGTCCCGGGCATTCTCAACCCGTCGAGGTTCGCACGACCCTTGATGCGCGATTGCAGCACACGGTAGTGCAACTTGTTCGCTCGCACGTCCGGCGCCTCGACAACGAAAAAGTCACGAACGGAGCCGCCGTCGTGATTGAGAATCGGACGGGCGCCATTCGGGCGTACGTCGGAAGCGCGGATTTCTGGAACGCAGAGATTGGTGGGCAGAACGACGGCGTGCGGATGCGTCGACAGCCCGGAAGCGCTCTGAAACCATTCACGTACGCTCGCGCCCTCGACGCTCGCCTGCATACCGCGGCCTCCGTCTTGCCAGACATCGAGCTCAACGTCCCCGAAGCTGGCGGCGCCTTCACCCCTACGAATTACGACGGGACGCTCCACGGTCCGACGCCGCTGCGGGAGGCCCTTGCGAACAGCTACAACATCCCCGCGGTGCGTGTCGCGCAGGAGCTCGGTGCTGGTGACGTGCTTGCCACGATGAAAGATGTCGGCCTTACCTCGCTCGATCGGTCTCCGGAGCACTACGGCGTCGGCCTGACCCTTGGGAACGGCGAAGTACGCATGCTCCACCTCGCCCGTGCATACGCCGGCCTGGCCCGGGGCGGAATGCTTCCCGGCTTGCGCTCGGTGTACTGGACTCGGACGGCGCAAGAAGACACGCTGTACGTGTCGCCCCGCACTGAAAAGGCGATGGACCTCTCACCCGGTGCCGTCCGCATCATCACGGATATCCTGGCCGATCCATTCGCCCGCGCAGAAGCTTTTGGCCGGCACGGGCCACTCGAATTCCCCTTTCCAGTCGCCGCAAAAACCGGCACGTCGAAGGATTACCGGGATAACTGGACGGCTGGCTTTACCCCGACGCATACCGTCGTCGTGTGGGTAGGTAATTTCGACGGTTCTCCGATGCGACGTGTGAGCGGCGTCACGGGCGCGGGCCCCCTCTTCCACGCGATCATGTCGCACCTCGGCCCGGGCGGCGCCTTTCGCGATCCCACTCGCGCCGGCCTGCAATCGGTCGACGTCTGTCCCGCGAGCGGCAACCGTCCCGGCGCCCATTGCCCGAGCCCTCGCTCCGAATGGTTCCTCCCAGGCACTGCCCCCGCCGCAACCGACACGTGCACCGTGCATCGGAGAATCCCGATCGACCGGCGATCCGGCTTGCTCGCGTCAGACGATACGCCCGCCGATGCCGTTGATCAGAGGCTTTTCACCGTCTACCCTGAAAAATACCACGCGTGGATGCGCGACAACGACGTCCCGCTTCCTCCACGTGTGACGCATGCCGAGGCCCGTCGAAACGACGATGAACGAGCCTGGCAGAAGACAAACCGACTCCAGATTCATTATCCGCTGCCGGGTATGAACTTTCACGTCAACCCGGTGCTGCACGATCAATTTCAGCAGATCCATCTGCAGGGCACCGCACCGACCACGTGGCACGATGTCCACTGGGTCGTGGACGGCGAACGGCTGTCCGTCGATTACCAAACCGCACAATGGCGCCTCTCGCCGGGACGCCACACCCTCCACCTCCGCGCGATCGGCCCCGATGGGACTCGCTATCGTAGCCGCAGCGCTCCAATCGTCGTACACGACATGCCCAAGACCGCGGGCTGGAGCAGATAG
- a CDS encoding 7-carboxy-7-deazaguanine synthase QueE — translation MIDSPSSDGSRPSSPASLDERHPNSSSGSQDPVYRVKEIFRTVQGEGFWAGRPAVFVRMVGCNMWTGYEEDRARDAERTGADCPTWCDTDFTKEGSESLEAAEVVDRMKTTGGPIDFCVVTGGEPFLQLDATLVRAMQDAGYEVACETNGTIKIEETFWDDKEQRVVMPDWIVCSPKLPEDELVLERFDELKLVVPDYHPDAYGDFAERATRHEIGPGLRRLLWLQPEDGPRLEEAKDSAINLALQHPAWRVSVQTHKVLGVE, via the coding sequence ATGATCGACTCACCGTCTAGCGATGGGTCACGGCCCTCGTCTCCGGCATCCCTCGATGAACGGCATCCCAACAGTTCGTCCGGTTCACAGGACCCCGTTTACCGGGTAAAAGAGATCTTCCGGACGGTGCAGGGAGAAGGATTCTGGGCCGGGCGACCGGCTGTCTTCGTGCGCATGGTCGGATGCAACATGTGGACGGGGTACGAGGAAGACCGTGCGCGGGATGCCGAACGCACCGGAGCCGACTGTCCCACCTGGTGCGACACCGACTTTACGAAAGAGGGCTCCGAGTCGCTAGAGGCCGCCGAGGTCGTCGACCGAATGAAGACGACCGGCGGTCCCATCGATTTCTGCGTCGTGACCGGGGGCGAACCGTTTCTCCAACTCGACGCGACACTGGTCCGCGCCATGCAGGACGCGGGATACGAGGTCGCGTGTGAAACGAACGGAACGATCAAGATCGAGGAAACCTTCTGGGATGACAAGGAGCAACGCGTCGTGATGCCGGACTGGATTGTGTGCAGCCCGAAGCTTCCAGAAGACGAGCTCGTCCTGGAACGATTCGACGAACTGAAGTTGGTCGTGCCGGACTATCACCCTGATGCATACGGCGATTTTGCCGAGCGCGCGACCCGTCACGAGATCGGTCCCGGGCTCCGTCGGCTCCTGTGGCTGCAGCCGGAGGACGGACCCCGCCTGGAGGAGGCGAAGGATTCGGCAATCAACCTCGCACTCCAGCACCCTGCCTGGCGCGTGAGCGTTCAAACACACAAGGTTCTCGGTGTCGAATGA
- the queF gene encoding preQ(1) synthase has translation MSASNNTDLEQVYREMEEEAVRHTRIALEHMKEYGIEPEGEVRPFLPPSERNEEIKRLPYEHETRQVVTYETEPGEFSALCPFSGLPDFGTLRIEYVPGDWIVELKSLKYYVVSWRQIGAAQEDLTPIIFQDLMKHLKNPEYLVVETEYNVRGGINTTCTIDSREQ, from the coding sequence ATGAGCGCGTCAAACAACACAGATCTCGAACAGGTTTATCGGGAAATGGAGGAGGAGGCCGTGCGGCATACCCGCATTGCGCTGGAGCACATGAAGGAGTACGGCATCGAGCCGGAAGGGGAGGTGCGACCGTTCCTACCGCCATCGGAGCGCAACGAGGAGATCAAGCGTCTCCCGTACGAGCATGAGACTCGACAGGTCGTGACCTACGAAACGGAGCCCGGCGAATTTTCGGCGCTCTGCCCATTCTCGGGACTGCCCGACTTCGGCACGCTGCGCATCGAGTACGTTCCCGGTGACTGGATCGTCGAGCTGAAGAGCCTGAAGTACTACGTCGTGTCGTGGCGGCAGATTGGCGCAGCACAGGAGGATCTGACGCCGATTATCTTCCAGGATTTGATGAAGCACCTGAAGAATCCGGAGTATCTCGTCGTCGAAACGGAGTACAACGTCCGCGGCGGCATCAACACGACGTGTACGATCGACTCACGCGAGCAGTAA
- a CDS encoding FG-GAP repeat domain-containing protein, with product MPRRALDCAALLLVFALVLPVLAGCTGTPAASDRDSGSDWVRDVSPFAVNDSSGTPIQHPFLGGLNVPRPQLVDIDNDGDQDLFLQEDTNELRFFERVDVGADSSRLVWRTDHYKGLDIGEWFRFADLDGDGDADLLAEKPFSYIRMYENTGSSGQPEFSMITDTLKTPGGEAVFSDRQNIPTVADVDCNNRLDLFIGRLDGTVDRYEASEEMQAGTMPMFELVTEKYEDIEIVNQIGTLHGANTLAFADPDQDGDLDLFWGDFFEPGLLLIENRGRACATPDLRGTPQPFPPNNPMSTSGYNAPTLGDVTKNGDLDVLVGVLGGAYDATKTLTNNLYFYENDGSNYTLQTRQYVGGLDVGNESVGAAGDIDGDGDIDLLLSNKIEPSTGISSQIRIIENVGSTDSPAFQMRGQIDMPDAYRFAPALGDLDGDGDPDMIVGTWNGDLLFAENDAGSFTVNETPIVSIPRGSNAVPSLGDIDGDGDLDLLVGEGSGTINVFRNDGSPEAPDFTLQTEDLEGVSVKARSAPHLTDLDGDGHLDLLVGSELAGIFVYRGAGDGSFEANGELSVDAPKLTAPFRADLDGDGAPELLSGGDGGGLLFWNLR from the coding sequence ATGCCGCGTCGCGCCCTCGACTGCGCCGCCCTCCTCCTCGTTTTCGCGCTCGTTCTTCCGGTGCTCGCTGGATGCACGGGAACTCCAGCAGCAAGCGATCGCGATTCTGGCTCCGACTGGGTGCGCGACGTATCCCCGTTTGCAGTCAACGACTCGTCGGGCACGCCCATCCAGCACCCGTTCCTCGGGGGGCTCAACGTACCGCGGCCCCAGCTGGTCGACATCGATAACGACGGCGACCAGGACCTCTTCCTTCAGGAGGACACAAACGAGCTGCGCTTCTTCGAGCGCGTGGACGTGGGCGCGGACAGTAGCCGTCTTGTGTGGCGCACCGATCACTACAAAGGGCTCGACATCGGGGAATGGTTTCGGTTTGCCGATCTTGATGGCGATGGAGATGCAGATCTGCTCGCCGAGAAGCCGTTCAGCTACATCCGGATGTACGAAAACACCGGATCGAGCGGTCAGCCCGAGTTTTCGATGATCACAGACACACTGAAGACGCCCGGTGGGGAAGCGGTCTTTTCCGACCGACAGAATATCCCGACCGTCGCCGATGTGGACTGCAACAATCGGCTCGATCTATTCATCGGTCGCCTCGATGGGACGGTCGACCGCTACGAAGCCTCTGAGGAAATGCAGGCGGGCACGATGCCCATGTTCGAACTGGTGACGGAGAAGTACGAAGACATTGAGATTGTCAACCAGATCGGCACGTTGCACGGGGCCAACACTCTGGCCTTCGCCGACCCGGATCAGGACGGCGACCTCGACCTCTTCTGGGGCGACTTTTTCGAGCCAGGCCTTCTCCTAATCGAAAATCGGGGCCGGGCCTGCGCCACGCCGGATCTGCGCGGTACGCCTCAACCCTTTCCGCCGAACAACCCGATGAGTACGAGCGGCTACAACGCTCCGACCCTCGGCGACGTGACGAAAAATGGTGACCTCGACGTACTCGTTGGAGTACTGGGCGGCGCGTACGACGCGACGAAAACGCTAACGAACAACCTCTATTTCTACGAGAACGACGGCTCGAATTACACCCTCCAGACCCGGCAGTACGTGGGCGGACTCGACGTCGGAAACGAGAGCGTCGGTGCAGCCGGTGACATTGATGGAGATGGCGATATTGATCTTCTTCTGTCGAACAAGATCGAACCGTCGACCGGCATTTCGTCTCAGATCCGAATCATCGAAAATGTCGGATCGACGGATTCACCTGCGTTCCAGATGAGAGGCCAGATCGACATGCCGGACGCCTACCGGTTCGCACCGGCACTTGGCGACCTCGACGGCGACGGTGATCCGGACATGATCGTCGGCACGTGGAATGGCGACCTGCTCTTCGCCGAAAATGATGCGGGATCCTTCACCGTCAACGAAACACCGATCGTTAGCATTCCGCGGGGAAGCAATGCCGTCCCATCCCTCGGCGATATCGATGGAGATGGTGATCTGGACCTGCTGGTAGGCGAAGGTTCCGGCACCATCAATGTCTTCCGTAACGACGGCTCGCCCGAAGCACCAGATTTCACGCTGCAGACGGAAGACCTGGAGGGCGTCTCGGTGAAGGCGCGAAGTGCTCCGCACCTCACGGACCTCGATGGCGACGGCCACCTCGATCTACTGGTTGGCTCTGAACTGGCCGGGATTTTCGTCTATCGTGGTGCGGGCGACGGCTCCTTTGAAGCGAATGGGGAGCTTTCGGTCGATGCGCCCAAATTAACCGCGCCGTTCCGCGCCGACCTCGACGGCGACGGCGCACCAGAGCTTCTGAGCGGTGGCGACGGCGGGGGCCTCCTCTTCTGGAACCTCCGATAG
- a CDS encoding YncE family protein translates to MTRLLSLTATWLTVFLFFVGCATAQPSTAPTDTAESSATAVTPRVYVCNQGSATVTVLDAATHDVIDTIDLQELGFSANAKPHHAVAEPDGSFWYLSLIAENTVLKFNSENEIVGQADMDVPGMMAIQPEGELLFVGRSMSAVNPPKSLGVINRADMSLEMIDTFFPRPHALTTSPDGKRAYVASLATNQLLSLDADTRDISLTRLGGDNQTLVQFASTPDGSTLIGGGQVTGQLLFFDASDPANITVTDTLDVGNMPWHPVISPDGKTAYVPIKGDNAVAVIDIEERAEIARITGNGLAQPHGSALSADGTYLFVTNNNQNESYAPEGDDKQSGTVVVIDTETREIVKVVETGRNPTGIGTFGGQNATQTLAP, encoded by the coding sequence ATGACTCGACTGCTCTCACTGACCGCGACGTGGCTTACGGTCTTCCTCTTTTTCGTCGGCTGTGCTACCGCTCAACCGTCGACTGCCCCGACGGACACCGCTGAGTCGAGTGCGACCGCCGTGACTCCGCGCGTGTACGTCTGCAACCAGGGCTCGGCGACGGTGACGGTGCTCGACGCCGCCACGCACGACGTCATCGACACCATCGACCTTCAAGAACTTGGCTTTTCGGCGAACGCGAAGCCCCACCATGCTGTCGCTGAACCCGACGGATCGTTCTGGTACCTGTCGCTCATCGCGGAGAACACGGTGCTCAAATTTAATTCAGAGAACGAGATCGTCGGACAAGCCGACATGGACGTGCCGGGCATGATGGCCATTCAGCCGGAGGGCGAGCTGCTCTTCGTCGGACGCTCCATGAGCGCCGTGAACCCGCCCAAGAGCCTCGGCGTGATCAACCGAGCGGATATGAGCCTGGAAATGATCGACACATTCTTTCCGCGGCCGCACGCCCTGACCACATCGCCCGACGGCAAGCGCGCCTATGTTGCCAGCCTTGCGACGAATCAGTTGCTCTCGCTCGATGCCGACACCCGCGACATTTCCCTCACGCGACTCGGCGGCGACAACCAGACACTTGTTCAGTTTGCCTCCACGCCGGATGGTTCGACCCTGATCGGCGGCGGACAGGTCACAGGGCAGCTTCTGTTTTTCGACGCGTCCGACCCCGCGAACATCACAGTCACGGACACACTCGACGTCGGAAATATGCCGTGGCACCCGGTCATCTCTCCCGATGGTAAGACCGCATACGTTCCGATCAAAGGAGACAATGCCGTGGCCGTGATCGACATAGAGGAGCGCGCGGAGATCGCGAGAATCACTGGAAATGGTCTCGCGCAGCCTCACGGCTCTGCACTGTCAGCAGATGGCACGTACCTCTTTGTCACGAACAACAACCAGAACGAGTCTTACGCCCCGGAAGGCGACGATAAGCAAAGCGGCACGGTCGTCGTTATCGACACGGAAACACGTGAGATCGTGAAGGTCGTCGAAACCGGAAGAAACCCCACGGGGATCGGCACTTTCGGTGGCCAGAACGCGACGCAAACTCTTGCGCCGTAA
- a CDS encoding choice-of-anchor B family protein yields MRTFLLALVTALLFAPPSLAQRSGPFSSSLAIHGDDVLVGAPSHPHDSGRVYVFSKEDDGTWNQSSFVRAENGDLENGFGTSIAVSENRMIVGAPGAQAAYIFESDADGSWTQTAQLAPSDTTEGYGTRVAIDGSRAVVTAATSSGDGSAFIYERGTDGWSESAVLTGSEAREGSQFGASVALSGDHLLVGAPASRSGTVYAFQYDADTGTWSEAGQVTRDAIERGAQFGASLAMQRDSQNILRLLIGAPREGSRTGAAYTFVFDADADAWRADDRLLPFDGESPHAFGSSLAFDGESLWISAPGASDRSGAIYRFDKRDGDVWGSVRRIAANDVKPNIGLGASLAASNGLLVAGQPGAVNRTGTAAIFTPNADGNWAMSSVLDPGPYDVLSRHTGDKVRCEGGTAGRFSCEQVDMSAFLPVHEVGGGRGNGLNDIWGWTDPETGREYALVGRFNGTSFVDVTDPGAPKYVGNLPMTEGSRANVWRDMKVYKNHVYVVADNAGDHGMQVFDLTQLRDVTSDDMPVTFDQTAHYDNVNSAHNVVINEDTGYAYIVGAGGGGETCGGGLHMVDIRTPAEPSFAGCFADPSTGRTGTGYSHDAQCVVYNGPDTDHQGKEICFGANETAISIADVSDKENPKAISTGSYPDHAYVHQGWLDDEHQYYYVNDELDEINGLADNTRTLVWDVSDLDDPQLVKEYFLPERSSDHNLYIIDDVMYQSNYQSGLRMIDISNRTEPVEIGHFDTVPFGDNGPGFGGSWSNYPFFESGTIVVSSMNEGLFILKRSEQGL; encoded by the coding sequence ATGCGCACGTTTTTACTTGCCCTCGTAACGGCGCTGTTATTCGCGCCGCCAAGCCTTGCTCAACGATCCGGCCCCTTCTCCTCGTCCCTTGCGATTCACGGTGACGATGTCTTGGTCGGGGCACCCTCCCACCCACACGATTCTGGCCGCGTCTACGTTTTTTCGAAAGAGGACGACGGCACGTGGAACCAGTCGTCGTTCGTCCGCGCGGAGAACGGGGATCTGGAAAACGGCTTCGGCACATCCATTGCCGTTAGCGAAAACCGGATGATCGTCGGCGCCCCAGGCGCGCAGGCGGCTTACATCTTCGAGAGTGACGCAGACGGTTCGTGGACGCAAACGGCCCAGCTCGCCCCGTCCGACACCACCGAGGGGTACGGCACGCGCGTTGCCATTGACGGCTCGCGCGCCGTCGTGACGGCCGCCACAAGCTCCGGCGACGGCAGTGCCTTCATCTACGAACGCGGCACGGACGGCTGGAGCGAATCCGCCGTCTTAACGGGTAGCGAAGCACGTGAAGGCTCCCAGTTTGGCGCCTCCGTTGCCCTGAGTGGAGACCACCTCCTCGTGGGTGCACCGGCAAGCCGCAGTGGCACCGTCTACGCCTTCCAGTACGATGCCGACACCGGCACCTGGTCCGAAGCAGGTCAGGTTACGCGTGATGCCATCGAGCGCGGCGCCCAGTTTGGCGCTTCCCTCGCCATGCAGCGCGATTCGCAGAACATCCTCCGCCTCCTCATCGGCGCACCCCGCGAAGGAAGCCGCACCGGTGCCGCCTATACGTTCGTCTTTGACGCGGATGCCGACGCCTGGCGCGCGGACGACCGCCTCCTCCCGTTCGACGGCGAAAGCCCACACGCCTTCGGTTCGAGCCTCGCCTTCGACGGCGAAAGCCTCTGGATCAGCGCTCCGGGCGCTTCAGACCGGTCCGGCGCCATCTACCGCTTCGACAAGCGGGATGGTGACGTCTGGGGATCGGTTCGTCGCATTGCCGCCAACGACGTCAAACCAAACATCGGGCTGGGTGCCAGCCTCGCCGCCTCCAACGGATTGCTCGTTGCCGGCCAGCCTGGTGCGGTCAACCGTACGGGAACGGCAGCCATCTTCACACCGAACGCCGACGGCAACTGGGCGATGAGTTCGGTTCTCGATCCCGGACCGTACGATGTGCTCTCCCGCCATACCGGCGATAAAGTCCGCTGCGAAGGCGGCACGGCCGGACGCTTCAGCTGCGAACAGGTCGACATGTCGGCCTTCCTCCCCGTCCATGAAGTTGGCGGCGGGCGCGGCAATGGCCTGAACGACATCTGGGGCTGGACCGACCCCGAGACCGGACGCGAGTATGCTCTCGTCGGCCGGTTCAACGGCACCTCGTTCGTCGACGTGACCGACCCGGGCGCTCCGAAGTACGTCGGCAACCTGCCGATGACGGAAGGGTCCCGCGCGAACGTATGGCGTGACATGAAGGTCTACAAGAACCACGTCTACGTCGTCGCTGACAATGCTGGCGATCACGGCATGCAGGTCTTCGACCTCACGCAACTCCGCGACGTGACCTCTGACGACATGCCGGTCACGTTCGATCAGACGGCGCACTACGACAACGTCAACAGCGCGCATAACGTCGTCATCAACGAGGACACCGGCTACGCCTACATCGTGGGCGCCGGTGGCGGTGGAGAAACATGCGGTGGCGGACTCCACATGGTGGACATCCGCACGCCGGCCGAGCCGAGCTTCGCGGGTTGCTTCGCCGACCCCTCCACGGGTCGCACAGGCACCGGCTACAGCCACGACGCGCAGTGCGTCGTCTACAACGGCCCCGACACCGATCACCAGGGCAAAGAAATCTGCTTCGGCGCGAACGAGACCGCCATCAGCATCGCGGACGTAAGCGACAAGGAAAACCCGAAGGCGATTTCGACTGGTTCGTACCCGGATCACGCCTACGTGCACCAGGGCTGGTTGGACGACGAGCACCAGTACTACTACGTGAACGACGAGCTGGACGAAATCAACGGTCTCGCCGACAACACGCGGACCCTCGTCTGGGACGTCTCGGACCTCGATGACCCGCAGCTGGTGAAGGAGTACTTCCTCCCGGAACGCTCTTCGGATCACAACCTGTACATCATCGACGACGTGATGTACCAGTCGAACTATCAGAGCGGTCTGCGGATGATTGACATCAGCAACCGGACGGAGCCGGTCGAGATCGGCCACTTCGACACGGTACCGTTTGGCGACAACGGCCCGGGCTTCGGCGGCTCGTGGAGCAACTACCCGTTCTTCGAGAGCGGTACGATCGTCGTCAGCAGCATGAACGAAGGCCTGTTCATCCTGAAGCGCTCCGAGCAAGGCCTCTAA
- a CDS encoding type II toxin-antitoxin system Phd/YefM family antitoxin — MYHTEGVDSIATITELRAETSELIDHVRDSKTGVLIQKNNEPHAVLISWSMYKAIKDKVNLDEL; from the coding sequence ATGTATCATACAGAAGGCGTTGATTCTATCGCTACCATCACTGAATTGCGGGCTGAGACGTCTGAACTCATCGATCATGTACGAGACTCGAAAACAGGTGTGCTGATTCAGAAAAATAACGAGCCGCACGCTGTTCTTATATCGTGGTCCATGTACAAGGCAATCAAGGACAAGGTCAACCTCGACGAACTCTAG
- a CDS encoding type II toxin-antitoxin system Phd/YefM family antitoxin, which translates to MYKTEGVDAIATITEVRSQTSELIDQVQGSKRGIMIQRNNDPQAVLISWDLYKQIKDRVDLRNL; encoded by the coding sequence ATGTATAAGACGGAAGGTGTTGACGCGATTGCGACCATTACAGAAGTCCGGAGTCAGACATCTGAACTGATCGATCAGGTTCAGGGGAGCAAGCGTGGAATTATGATTCAGCGTAATAACGATCCACAGGCGGTGCTCATTTCCTGGGATCTCTACAAGCAGATTAAGGATCGAGTCGATCTGCGTAATTTGTAG